The Klebsiella sp. RHBSTW-00484 genome includes a window with the following:
- a CDS encoding transporter substrate-binding domain-containing protein has protein sequence MKNKLWLLLSMSVLQLSPLLISTAQADLLDDIKQKKEIVIATEARYAPFEMLEDGKIVGLGKDILTEVMKGLPGVKVVQLDIPFQGVLPGLESKRFDFVATSLTITRDREAKFAFTAPFSDASVAILKRKGDSRINSAKDLQGMIVASQAGAPQIAVLKEYEASVLKPTTGHGVKEIKAFIDYNEAYAALAAHRVDAVVQSLPNLAPLVKTRGDTFEIVRPPFGPATWYAWAGRKDADSASLVKFISDGIVQLNKSGKLAQLQTKWLGFSMAVPEQVPTPAN, from the coding sequence ATGAAAAATAAACTGTGGCTGTTACTTTCAATGTCTGTCTTACAACTTTCGCCATTATTGATATCTACGGCCCAGGCTGATTTACTGGATGATATTAAGCAAAAAAAAGAAATAGTGATTGCCACCGAAGCACGCTATGCCCCTTTTGAAATGCTTGAAGATGGCAAAATAGTCGGTCTGGGAAAAGATATTCTCACGGAAGTGATGAAAGGATTACCCGGGGTGAAAGTGGTTCAGCTGGATATTCCATTTCAGGGGGTTTTACCCGGTCTGGAAAGCAAGCGATTCGATTTTGTGGCAACTTCTTTAACCATCACCCGCGATCGTGAAGCAAAATTCGCCTTTACCGCTCCCTTTTCTGACGCCAGCGTGGCCATTCTGAAACGCAAAGGGGATAGCCGCATTAATAGCGCCAAAGATCTCCAGGGCATGATTGTCGCCAGCCAGGCCGGGGCGCCGCAAATTGCGGTGCTAAAAGAATATGAAGCATCGGTACTTAAACCCACCACCGGTCACGGCGTTAAAGAAATAAAAGCCTTTATTGATTATAACGAAGCCTACGCGGCATTAGCGGCGCACCGTGTTGATGCGGTTGTACAATCGTTGCCGAACCTCGCGCCGTTGGTGAAGACCCGTGGTGATACGTTTGAAATTGTACGCCCGCCGTTTGGCCCGGCGACCTGGTATGCATGGGCCGGAAGAAAGGATGCGGATAGCGCCTCACTGGTCAAATTTATCAGCGACGGCATTGTGCAGTTGAATAAATCGGGAAAACTGGCGCAGCTACAAACGAAGTGGCTGGGTTTTTCTATGGCCGTTCCTGAGCAAGTGCCGACCCCGGCAAATTAA
- a CDS encoding IS110 family transposase: protein MSVSNQRCAGIDVSKGTLDIAISNNASQFTVPNGSDGFTQVIGELKRNETRLILMEATGGLESSVACHLQSEGFDVVVINPRQARDFARAMGYLAKTDRIDARVLLQMSEVINQHPEREKYIRPLPDAHRQILTAMVVRRRQLTIMLTAERNRLHPSHPQSYESIKSIISALKGELARIEGEMAIHIKDHFSELSDLLSAVKGVGAATVAVLPAEVPELGSLSRREISALIGVAPVNRDSGTMRGRRTVFGGRASVRTALYMSALVGTRHNPVIKEFYTRLVAAGKPKKVALTACIRKLLTILNAMPKKNEAWDPMYHQHAS, encoded by the coding sequence ATGAGCGTGTCAAATCAACGTTGTGCAGGCATAGATGTTTCAAAAGGTACTCTGGATATTGCAATCAGCAATAATGCCAGCCAGTTCACTGTACCAAATGGAAGTGACGGTTTTACTCAAGTTATCGGAGAATTGAAGCGAAATGAGACAAGATTGATCCTCATGGAAGCAACAGGAGGGCTGGAGTCAAGTGTAGCTTGTCATCTTCAATCAGAAGGCTTTGACGTTGTCGTCATTAACCCCCGTCAGGCTCGAGATTTTGCCCGTGCAATGGGCTATCTTGCGAAGACGGATCGTATTGATGCCAGAGTATTGCTTCAGATGTCTGAAGTGATTAACCAGCACCCGGAACGGGAAAAATACATCCGTCCCTTGCCTGACGCACACAGGCAGATTCTGACAGCGATGGTGGTCAGACGCAGACAACTAACAATCATGCTTACAGCCGAACGAAACCGATTACATCCTTCGCATCCTCAGAGTTATGAAAGCATCAAATCAATTATTTCGGCACTGAAGGGTGAGCTGGCTCGCATTGAAGGTGAAATGGCGATTCACATCAAGGACCATTTCAGTGAGTTATCTGATCTACTGAGTGCAGTTAAAGGTGTTGGGGCTGCGACTGTTGCTGTATTGCCGGCTGAAGTTCCTGAGCTTGGTTCGCTCTCTCGACGTGAAATTAGCGCTCTTATTGGGGTTGCTCCAGTAAACAGGGATTCCGGCACGATGCGCGGTCGCCGAACAGTATTCGGAGGGCGAGCTTCCGTCCGTACAGCTCTCTATATGTCAGCTCTGGTTGGGACGAGGCACAACCCGGTAATAAAAGAGTTCTATACACGCCTGGTTGCCGCAGGAAAGCCTAAAAAAGTTGCACTGACGGCCTGCATCAGAAAATTGCTGACCATCCTGAACGCAATGCCGAAAAAGAATGAAGCATGGGATCCGATGTATCACCAGCATGCTTCGTAG
- the ltrA gene encoding group II intron reverse transcriptase/maturase: protein MILSNVRGAKAPCCSTSVPSRKSPGIGISLTTPLESVQNLQKTLQAKAKSNATAKFHSLWDKVCRPDVLVEAYRRCRLNRGAPGTDGASFATIEQQGLGQWLRRLKQELSTKQYQCSPLLRVWIPKANGGQRPLSIPTIKDRVVQTAVLLVINPVLDTDLSPRQYGFRSHIDAKMAIRRVYFSISERFAREVVDADLSDYFSTIPHGQLMKCIARRITDGSVLGIIRQWLRAPVVERTRQGVEIRTTVARNTHRGTAQGSPISPLLGNLYFRRFILAWNSGTPFWEKNSEIVNYADDLVILCKRGTGEQAMTRMKRLMERLGLIVNESKTRLVVLPEGNFDFLGYTIGRFYGKGGRPYWGTAISRKAIKRLKQEIHAQTTSRWNCTPIAERAERLNPLLRGWASYFNQGPVLQIYRDIDIYTARRVRIWLQRRKGQRGTGYRQYPDQYLYEQLGLIRLLDLPRNRPNAKV, encoded by the coding sequence ATGATACTGAGTAATGTCAGAGGAGCGAAGGCCCCCTGTTGCAGTACCAGTGTACCAAGCAGGAAGAGCCCGGGGATTGGCATCAGCCTAACAACTCCGCTCGAATCGGTTCAGAACCTACAGAAGACACTACAGGCGAAAGCAAAGAGTAACGCAACGGCTAAATTCCACAGTCTGTGGGATAAGGTTTGCCGCCCGGATGTTCTCGTGGAGGCTTACAGGCGATGCCGTCTGAACCGGGGAGCCCCCGGCACGGACGGTGCGTCCTTCGCCACCATCGAACAACAGGGTTTAGGACAGTGGTTGCGAAGATTAAAGCAGGAGCTAAGCACTAAACAGTACCAGTGCTCGCCCCTGTTGCGTGTATGGATCCCCAAAGCCAACGGCGGACAACGCCCGTTGAGTATCCCGACAATAAAGGACAGAGTGGTTCAGACGGCGGTGTTGCTCGTTATTAACCCCGTTTTGGACACCGATCTGTCCCCACGGCAGTACGGCTTCAGAAGTCACATCGACGCCAAAATGGCGATACGCAGAGTCTACTTTAGCATCTCTGAACGCTTCGCCAGAGAAGTCGTTGATGCGGATCTATCTGATTACTTCAGTACGATCCCTCATGGGCAACTGATGAAATGCATCGCCCGAAGGATAACTGACGGAAGCGTACTTGGGATAATCCGCCAGTGGCTCAGAGCCCCGGTAGTGGAACGGACCAGACAGGGGGTCGAAATTCGGACCACAGTTGCCCGTAACACTCATCGTGGAACAGCACAGGGCTCGCCAATAAGTCCGTTACTGGGAAACCTCTATTTCAGGCGATTTATTCTGGCATGGAATAGCGGGACTCCTTTCTGGGAGAAGAACAGCGAAATCGTCAATTATGCCGACGATCTGGTGATATTGTGTAAAAGGGGAACCGGAGAACAGGCCATGACAAGGATGAAACGCCTGATGGAACGGCTGGGGCTGATCGTTAACGAAAGTAAAACCCGGCTGGTCGTTTTACCTGAAGGGAATTTTGATTTTCTCGGATATACCATTGGCCGATTTTATGGCAAAGGCGGACGCCCCTACTGGGGAACCGCAATATCCCGAAAAGCGATCAAACGGCTCAAACAGGAAATACACGCCCAGACTACGTCACGCTGGAACTGTACCCCCATAGCTGAAAGAGCGGAAAGGTTAAACCCGCTTCTCAGGGGCTGGGCCAGTTATTTCAATCAGGGGCCAGTGTTACAGATTTACCGTGACATTGATATCTATACGGCGAGACGGGTCAGGATCTGGTTACAGAGAAGAAAAGGTCAGCGGGGAACGGGATATCGCCAGTATCCCGACCAGTACCTGTACGAGCAGTTAGGACTGATACGCCTGCTGGATCTCCCCCGTAACCGCCCGAACGCGAAGGTCTGA
- a CDS encoding DMT family transporter — MKQGIACGALAGACWGFIFLPPMLLPEISPLLLTCGRFATYGVLAAILLIPQWRSIARVWHHRDLLTLIRLSLLSNVLYFLLVAAAVQQVGIAATSLVIGLIPVMVPLLSRRDQHAPPFRQLMLPMAAIVAGVVLINLHAQLSSAHPITGGKQPMLGMLCAFAALLCWSRYAVENSRSLKTLPYNNNQWSLLIGLCTGSLSLLLWLIVSICGFSSVDLSLPEDVQTIFWAMNVVLAVFSSWLGYMAWNLCSRRLPVSLTGQMVVFETLFALLYGFIYLRRVPDLLESAAILLLLGGVLAAVHCHHHCRCVQATV, encoded by the coding sequence ATGAAGCAGGGGATTGCTTGCGGCGCACTGGCAGGTGCATGCTGGGGATTCATTTTCCTGCCACCGATGTTGTTACCCGAGATCTCACCGCTGCTGCTAACCTGCGGACGTTTTGCAACCTACGGCGTACTGGCGGCAATTTTACTTATTCCGCAATGGCGCAGCATTGCCCGCGTCTGGCATCATCGCGATCTGCTGACGCTGATCCGTCTTTCACTACTGAGCAATGTGCTTTATTTTCTGCTGGTCGCGGCGGCCGTACAGCAGGTTGGCATCGCTGCGACCTCGTTAGTGATTGGCTTGATACCGGTGATGGTTCCGTTGCTTAGCCGCAGAGACCAGCATGCGCCGCCATTCCGGCAATTAATGCTGCCAATGGCGGCGATCGTCGCCGGAGTGGTGCTGATTAATCTGCATGCGCAACTGTCGTCCGCACACCCAATAACGGGTGGGAAACAGCCGATGCTGGGGATGCTTTGCGCCTTCGCCGCATTGCTGTGCTGGAGCCGTTACGCAGTCGAGAACTCCCGTAGTCTGAAAACGCTCCCTTACAACAACAACCAGTGGTCGCTGCTGATTGGCTTGTGTACCGGAAGCCTCTCGCTATTGCTGTGGCTCATCGTCAGTATTTGTGGGTTTTCCAGTGTTGATTTATCGTTACCGGAGGATGTCCAAACGATCTTTTGGGCGATGAACGTGGTGCTGGCCGTGTTTTCTTCGTGGCTGGGGTATATGGCGTGGAATCTCTGTTCCCGGCGCCTTCCGGTATCGTTGACGGGCCAAATGGTGGTTTTCGAAACCCTTTTCGCGCTGTTATACGGTTTTATTTATCTCAGGCGTGTCCCGGATCTGCTGGAAAGTGCCGCTATCCTGCTGTTACTGGGCGGGGTTCTGGCCGCGGTGCATTGCCATCATCACTGCCGTTGCGTTCAGGCGACGGTATAG
- a CDS encoding IS66 family transposase, with the protein MHSPPAVWFAWSAGRNGKYAEEHLAGFGGKVLQVDGYAGYNSQFTAQRENGPPLKRAGCMAHARRKIYDIVINTRRNPTLMQALALIRALYATEAEIRGQSAECRLAIRQEKSLPLMLSLKALIDEKQKTLSKKSRLSKAFAYIENHWDALCCYCHDGHVEIGRVEMWRGGFSPGISVNPPLSIGGALLS; encoded by the coding sequence ATCCACTCGCCACCGGCGGTCTGGTTCGCCTGGAGTGCAGGGCGTAACGGTAAATACGCTGAAGAACATCTCGCCGGGTTCGGAGGGAAGGTGCTCCAGGTTGATGGATATGCGGGATACAACAGTCAGTTCACCGCGCAAAGAGAAAATGGTCCGCCGCTGAAAAGAGCAGGTTGCATGGCCCATGCCCGTAGAAAGATCTATGATATCGTGATAAATACCCGGAGAAACCCGACGCTGATGCAGGCTCTGGCGCTAATCAGGGCGCTGTATGCAACAGAAGCGGAAATACGCGGGCAAAGTGCAGAATGCCGGCTGGCGATCAGGCAGGAGAAAAGCCTGCCGCTAATGCTGTCGCTGAAAGCGCTGATAGATGAAAAACAAAAGACGCTGTCGAAAAAATCCCGGTTGAGTAAAGCGTTCGCCTATATAGAAAACCACTGGGATGCGCTGTGCTGTTACTGCCACGACGGGCATGTGGAAATAGGTAGAGTAGAGATGTGGCGCGGTGGTTTTAGTCCAGGCATATCTGTTAATCCACCTCTTTCGATTGGTGGTGCCTTACTGTCCTGA
- a CDS encoding amino acid ABC transporter permease: protein MFDISVVFPYFPQLLIGVLSTLAVSLSAIVIGLILGWLICLGLNSPRRLVHCFCKTYVSFYRGTPLLVQLILIFYALPAVGITLSPWLAAVVALSLNTAAFQGEILRAGFKMLPKGQLEAARDFGFSAAQTLFYIQMPQVLRTMMPALINETIDIIKNSALVSVVAVHELMRVTQTLASTTYRPLEFYTACGLLYFLTSWGLSIVGARLEKNRSSSAQRVLAQ from the coding sequence ATGTTTGATATTTCAGTGGTGTTTCCCTATTTCCCTCAGCTATTAATCGGCGTGCTCAGTACTCTGGCGGTATCGCTGAGCGCGATTGTCATAGGATTGATTCTCGGTTGGTTAATTTGTCTGGGGCTAAACTCTCCGAGACGCCTCGTGCACTGTTTTTGCAAAACCTATGTCAGTTTTTATCGTGGCACACCGCTACTGGTTCAGTTGATATTAATATTTTATGCTTTGCCCGCCGTAGGGATCACCCTTTCACCATGGCTGGCAGCGGTTGTGGCTCTCTCATTAAATACCGCTGCCTTTCAAGGAGAGATTCTTCGGGCCGGCTTTAAAATGTTGCCCAAAGGCCAACTGGAGGCGGCACGAGATTTTGGTTTTTCAGCGGCGCAAACGCTGTTTTATATTCAGATGCCGCAGGTGTTGCGCACCATGATGCCGGCTTTGATTAATGAAACCATCGATATTATCAAAAATTCGGCATTGGTCTCGGTGGTGGCGGTCCATGAGTTGATGAGAGTTACTCAAACGCTGGCCTCAACCACCTATCGGCCGCTGGAGTTTTATACGGCATGCGGGCTCCTTTATTTTCTGACCTCGTGGGGGCTGAGTATTGTTGGCGCCAGGTTAGAGAAAAACCGCTCATCTTCGGCTCAAAGGGTATTAGCACAATGA
- a CDS encoding amino acid ABC transporter permease, translating into MNVEILFTYKDAIAAGILMTLKMSLGGILLGLAIGLCFFLLERQKPALFNVIYHAWINVFRGTPLLVQLFLVFYGGPYIGINLEAQQVGVLCLGCYGSAYFAEIFRAGRNAVSGGQVEAAADLGLSPWKIFTFIVWPQMLARIIQPLIGQSVILVKESSVLSIITVGELTNTAMTIANQTYAMVEIYVLMAIVYWGIAVGISRLGNKMERHYSYSQLSRG; encoded by the coding sequence ATGAATGTTGAAATACTTTTTACCTATAAAGATGCCATTGCCGCCGGTATTTTAATGACCCTAAAAATGAGTCTCGGCGGCATCCTGCTGGGGCTGGCGATCGGGCTGTGTTTTTTTCTTCTCGAAAGACAAAAACCGGCGTTATTTAATGTGATATATCATGCATGGATTAATGTGTTTCGCGGCACGCCGTTACTGGTGCAGCTCTTTTTAGTCTTTTATGGTGGTCCCTATATTGGTATTAATCTCGAGGCGCAACAGGTCGGGGTACTGTGCCTGGGATGTTATGGTTCCGCTTATTTTGCGGAAATATTCCGTGCGGGCCGTAATGCTGTCTCTGGCGGGCAAGTTGAAGCGGCGGCAGACCTGGGGTTAAGTCCATGGAAAATATTTACTTTCATTGTCTGGCCGCAAATGCTCGCGAGAATTATTCAGCCATTGATTGGTCAGAGCGTTATTCTGGTAAAAGAGTCGTCGGTGCTATCCATTATTACGGTCGGTGAACTTACCAATACCGCCATGACCATTGCCAACCAGACCTATGCGATGGTTGAAATCTACGTCTTAATGGCCATTGTCTATTGGGGGATCGCGGTCGGTATCTCCCGTTTGGGTAACAAAATGGAGCGCCATTATTCTTATTCTCAATTAAGCCGAGGTTAA
- a CDS encoding LysR substrate-binding domain-containing protein, with protein MMQRKPGLPSLDGLRYFDAAARNLSFTRAAQDLFLTQSAVSQKIQSLEQQLGYLVFHRTPAGLRLTPQGEQLFIGVRQAFAILETTLHQTGEETLEGTIKIRVMPSFATKWLLPRLHQFYEQYPISLEIDADMTPANFKSDAVDIAITPFWVDDKNLIQRHLFNDVIYPVISPDLLKTRHLHSYSELCGLRLLHDSMPQNAYSTHWRSYFARLGLYDLNVEAGTGFSRADLVLQAACAGQGIALSRHSLCATEVSNGALIRPFTDIVEDGQVWLTSPRNNEKRPRVQALINWLTEETAHHIAERTQILGEYTLHKSG; from the coding sequence ATGATGCAACGTAAACCAGGTTTGCCGTCCCTCGACGGTTTGCGCTACTTTGATGCCGCAGCGCGTAATCTCAGTTTTACCCGTGCCGCACAGGATCTTTTTCTTACTCAGAGTGCAGTAAGCCAGAAAATTCAATCGCTTGAGCAACAGCTTGGCTACCTGGTCTTTCACCGCACGCCCGCAGGGCTACGCTTAACTCCGCAGGGTGAACAGCTGTTTATCGGGGTGCGCCAGGCCTTTGCCATCCTCGAAACTACGTTGCACCAAACCGGTGAAGAAACCCTTGAGGGCACCATAAAGATTCGGGTTATGCCGTCCTTTGCCACCAAATGGCTGCTTCCCCGATTGCATCAGTTTTATGAGCAGTACCCTATCAGCCTGGAAATTGATGCCGATATGACGCCCGCCAATTTTAAATCTGACGCGGTCGATATCGCCATTACCCCTTTTTGGGTTGATGATAAAAATCTAATTCAACGGCATCTGTTCAACGATGTGATCTATCCCGTGATCAGCCCGGATTTGTTGAAAACCCGGCATCTACACAGTTACAGCGAACTCTGTGGTTTGCGCTTACTGCATGATTCCATGCCGCAAAATGCCTATAGCACCCATTGGCGCTCCTATTTTGCCCGCCTCGGGCTGTATGACCTGAATGTCGAGGCAGGAACCGGCTTTTCCCGCGCCGACCTCGTGCTCCAGGCCGCCTGCGCCGGCCAAGGAATCGCCTTAAGCCGTCACTCTTTGTGTGCGACGGAAGTGAGCAATGGCGCACTGATTCGCCCTTTTACCGATATCGTCGAAGACGGGCAGGTGTGGTTAACCAGCCCACGTAATAATGAGAAACGGCCACGCGTTCAGGCGTTGATTAACTGGCTGACAGAAGAAACCGCACATCATATTGCAGAGCGAACGCAAATTCTCGGCGAATATACGCTGCATAAGTCCGGCTAA
- the ltrA gene encoding group II intron reverse transcriptase/maturase: MADGGVVVMILSNVRGAKAPCCSTSVPSRKSPGIGISLTTPLESVQNLQKTLQAKAKSNATAKFHSLWDKVCRPDVLVEAYRRCRLNRGAPGTDGASFATIEQQGLGQWLRRLKQELSTKQYQCSPLLRVWIPKANGGQRPLSIPTIKDRVVQTAVLLVINPVLDTDLSPRQYGFRSHIDAKMAIRRVYFSISERFAREVVDADLSDYFSTIPHGQLMKCIARRITDGSVLGIIRQWLRAPVVERTRQGVEIRTTVARNTHRGTAQGSPISPLLGNLYFRRFILAWNSGTPFWEKNSEIVNYADDLVILCKRGTGEQAMTRMKRLMERLGLIVNESKTRLVVLPEGNFDFLGYTIGRFYGKGGRPYWGTAISRKAIKRLKQEIHAQTTSRWNCTPIAERAERLNPLLRGWASYFNQGPVLQIYRDIDIYTARRVRIWLQRRKGQRGTGYRQYPDQYLYEQLGLIRLLDLPRNRPNAKV, from the coding sequence ATGGCGGATGGGGGCGTAGTAGTTATGATACTGAGTAATGTCAGAGGAGCGAAGGCCCCCTGTTGCAGTACCAGTGTACCAAGCAGGAAGAGCCCGGGGATTGGCATCAGCCTAACAACTCCGCTCGAATCGGTTCAGAACCTACAGAAGACACTACAGGCGAAAGCAAAGAGTAACGCAACGGCTAAATTCCACAGTCTGTGGGATAAGGTTTGCCGCCCGGATGTTCTCGTGGAGGCTTACAGGCGATGCCGTCTGAACCGGGGAGCCCCCGGCACGGACGGTGCGTCCTTCGCCACCATCGAACAACAGGGTTTAGGACAGTGGTTGCGAAGATTAAAGCAGGAGCTAAGCACTAAACAGTACCAGTGCTCGCCCCTGTTGCGTGTATGGATCCCCAAAGCCAACGGCGGACAACGCCCGTTGAGTATCCCGACAATAAAGGACAGAGTGGTTCAGACGGCGGTGTTGCTCGTTATTAACCCCGTTTTGGACACCGATCTGTCCCCACGGCAGTACGGCTTCAGAAGTCACATCGACGCCAAAATGGCGATACGCAGAGTCTACTTTAGCATCTCTGAACGCTTCGCCAGAGAAGTCGTTGATGCGGATCTATCTGATTACTTCAGTACGATCCCTCATGGGCAACTGATGAAATGCATCGCCCGAAGGATAACTGACGGAAGCGTACTTGGGATAATCCGCCAGTGGCTCAGAGCCCCGGTAGTGGAACGGACCAGACAGGGGGTCGAAATTCGGACCACAGTTGCCCGTAACACTCATCGTGGAACAGCACAGGGCTCGCCAATAAGTCCGTTACTGGGAAACCTCTATTTCAGGCGATTTATTCTGGCATGGAATAGCGGGACTCCTTTCTGGGAGAAGAACAGCGAAATCGTCAATTATGCCGACGATCTGGTGATATTGTGTAAAAGGGGAACCGGAGAACAGGCCATGACAAGGATGAAACGCCTGATGGAACGGCTGGGGCTGATCGTTAACGAAAGTAAAACCCGGCTGGTCGTTTTACCTGAAGGGAATTTTGATTTTCTCGGATATACCATTGGCCGATTTTATGGCAAAGGCGGACGCCCCTACTGGGGAACCGCAATATCCCGAAAAGCGATCAAACGGCTCAAACAGGAAATACACGCCCAGACTACGTCACGCTGGAACTGTACCCCCATAGCTGAAAGAGCGGAAAGGTTAAACCCGCTTCTCAGGGGCTGGGCCAGTTATTTCAATCAGGGGCCAGTGTTACAGATTTACCGTGACATTGATATCTATACGGCGAGACGGGTCAGGATCTGGTTACAGAGAAGAAAAGGTCAGCGGGGAACGGGATATCGCCAGTATCCCGACCAGTACCTGTACGAGCAGTTAGGACTGATACGCCTGCTGGATCTCCCCCGTAACCGCCCGAACGCGAAGGTCTGA
- a CDS encoding amino acid ABC transporter ATP-binding protein produces the protein MRDYAIEINNLNKHYGENHVLRGIDVSITPGEVICVIGGSGSGKSTLLRCINFLEDYSSGGIVVNGECVGYESLGGEKRRRLSDKENRQALRDVCMVFQQFNLWPHMTVLDNVATPLRRVKKVSREAAYAEAKTQLARVGLADKADSWPAMLSGGQQQRVAIARALTMKPAIMLFDEPTSALDPELVGEVLKVIRNLADDGMTMMIVTHEMGFAAKVSDRVLFLADGCIEEQGPPAQLFHQPKSPRLQYFLSSWSERQSGARLPETALQESA, from the coding sequence ATGCGTGATTACGCCATTGAGATTAACAATCTCAATAAACATTATGGCGAAAACCATGTTTTACGTGGTATCGATGTCAGCATTACTCCCGGAGAAGTCATTTGCGTGATTGGCGGCTCAGGGTCGGGTAAATCTACGCTGTTACGCTGTATTAACTTTTTGGAGGATTATAGCTCCGGCGGCATTGTGGTGAATGGCGAGTGCGTCGGCTATGAATCTCTCGGCGGCGAAAAACGCCGGCGTTTAAGCGACAAGGAAAATCGTCAGGCGTTACGCGACGTCTGTATGGTCTTTCAGCAGTTTAATCTGTGGCCGCATATGACGGTACTCGATAACGTAGCCACGCCGTTGCGGCGGGTTAAAAAGGTCTCCCGTGAAGCAGCCTACGCCGAAGCGAAAACGCAACTGGCACGGGTTGGTCTGGCAGACAAAGCCGATAGCTGGCCCGCGATGTTATCCGGTGGTCAGCAGCAGCGCGTTGCCATCGCCCGGGCATTGACCATGAAACCCGCCATTATGCTGTTCGATGAACCGACTTCAGCGCTTGATCCGGAGCTGGTCGGGGAGGTGCTAAAGGTCATCCGCAATCTTGCCGATGATGGTATGACCATGATGATTGTGACCCATGAGATGGGGTTTGCCGCTAAAGTCTCCGATCGGGTGCTGTTTCTTGCCGATGGCTGCATTGAAGAGCAGGGACCGCCAGCGCAACTGTTCCATCAGCCAAAAAGCCCGCGGCTGCAGTATTTTTTGTCGTCGTGGAGTGAACGCCAGTCGGGGGCGAGATTGCCTGAAACGGCGTTGCAGGAGTCAGCATGA
- a CDS encoding M24 family metallopeptidase, producing the protein MSMPDIIELANGQKVKGTFSTHEMQRRLSGLRAIMEADSIDAVILTSIHNINYYGDFLYCSFGRQYALVVTPSQSFLITTNIDGGQGWRRSYGANIVYTDWQRDNYYRAVCKVVPEDSRRIALEGDHVTIEQRAKFCHYLSQAEFMDIAPATMRMRMIKSAEEIALIKIGAQVADLGGAACVAAIAEDVPEYEVALAATSAMTREIAKRLPHIELRDTWTWFQSGLNTDGAHHPVTTRRLKQGDILSLNCFPMIAGYYTALERTLFLGQPSDEQLRHWEINCEVHRRGQELIRPGARCCDIAASLNEIYREHDLLQYRTFGYGHSFGVLSHYYGREAGLELREDIETVLAPGMVVSMEPMIMLPESMPGHGGYREHDILVVNESAAENITHFPYGPEHNIIAVNQ; encoded by the coding sequence ATGAGCATGCCAGATATTATTGAATTAGCTAATGGACAAAAAGTTAAGGGAACCTTCAGCACCCATGAAATGCAGCGCCGACTATCGGGATTACGCGCCATCATGGAAGCAGACAGTATTGATGCAGTTATTTTAACCTCGATTCATAATATTAATTACTACGGCGACTTTTTATATTGTAGTTTTGGCCGCCAGTATGCCCTGGTGGTGACGCCGAGCCAGTCATTTTTAATTACCACCAATATTGACGGAGGTCAGGGATGGCGCCGTAGCTACGGTGCAAATATTGTTTACACAGACTGGCAGCGTGATAATTATTACCGGGCAGTGTGTAAAGTGGTTCCTGAAGATAGCCGGAGGATTGCCCTTGAAGGCGATCATGTGACAATCGAACAGCGCGCTAAATTTTGCCATTACTTATCCCAGGCAGAGTTTATGGATATTGCCCCGGCGACGATGCGGATGCGGATGATTAAGTCCGCAGAAGAGATTGCACTGATTAAAATTGGTGCTCAGGTCGCCGACCTCGGCGGCGCAGCATGCGTCGCAGCGATTGCCGAGGACGTTCCGGAGTATGAAGTTGCCCTGGCGGCCACCTCGGCGATGACCCGGGAAATAGCGAAACGCCTGCCACATATTGAATTACGCGATACCTGGACGTGGTTTCAGTCTGGCCTGAATACCGACGGCGCCCACCATCCGGTGACTACCCGTCGCCTGAAGCAAGGAGATATTTTATCGCTGAACTGTTTTCCGATGATTGCCGGCTACTATACCGCGCTGGAGCGAACACTGTTCCTCGGTCAGCCCAGCGATGAGCAATTGCGTCACTGGGAGATCAACTGCGAAGTACACCGCCGTGGTCAGGAACTTATCCGCCCAGGCGCCCGTTGTTGCGATATCGCCGCCTCGCTCAATGAGATTTATCGCGAGCATGACCTGCTGCAGTATCGGACTTTTGGCTATGGCCACTCCTTCGGCGTACTGAGCCACTATTATGGCCGCGAAGCCGGTTTAGAATTACGCGAGGATATTGAAACTGTTTTAGCACCGGGAATGGTTGTCTCAATGGAGCCGATGATCATGCTGCCAGAGAGCATGCCGGGACACGGCGGTTATCGTGAACACGATATCTTGGTTGTCAACGAATCAGCCGCAGAGAACATCACCCATTTCCCCTATGGCCCAGAGCACAATATTATCGCCGTCAATCAATAA